From the Colletotrichum lupini chromosome 10, complete sequence genome, one window contains:
- a CDS encoding peptidase family M28: MKTATALAAALFALRSFATDPLTADKAEADIKTEELERNLWNLNKIARDNGGNRAFGLPGYKASSDYILERVQGRFYKQLDTKVQYFNHTFSQTREISVTGPDGEDVYVVALQYNHPTTLPGGDTAPLIDTPVDDTRGSGCFADQWAGIDATGKLALVKRGVCAIADKLKLAKAAGAVGVILYNQTPGKDIGSATLSAENLGLLVPVGLIPLEDATAWKARLAAGETLEVNLLVDAIWDERETWNIISETKEGDPNNVIVLGAHLDSVQAGPGVNDDGSGTTALLEIAGSFKKYSGFKNKVRFIWWGAEESGLVGSLYYTAQLSEAEADAIRFYWNYDMIGSINPVYNVYLGDNEGDKFGAQPIHDYIAAQGKPAAFGGFGSSSDYVGFLQLGIPSSGIFTGAGAPTDPCYHLACDTLDNINWDALTINAKAAARVAADFANELPAGLPRRATTTPARRSRDAIRREFQKWALASEQAEHAKSCSHGEHNVY, encoded by the exons ATGAAGACCGCCACCGCCCTCGCCGCTGCGCTGTTTGCGCTACGATCTTTCGCAACCGATCCCCTCACAGCAGATAAGGCAGAGGCTGACATCAAGACCGAGGA GCTCGAGCGCAACCTCTGGAACTTGAATAAGATTGCCCGCGATAACGGCGGCAACCGAGCCTTCGGTCTGCCTGGTTACAAGGCCTCCTCTGACTACATCCTCGAGCGTGTACAGGGCCGCTTCTACAAGCAGCTCGACACCAAGGTCCAATACTTCAACCACACCTTCTCCCAAACGCGTGAGATCAGTGTAACCGGCCCGGACGGTGAAGATGTCTACGTCGTCGCTCTTCAATACAACCACCCGACAACTCTCCCCGGCGGTGATACGGCCCCTCTCATTGACACTCCCGTCGATGACACCAGAG GCTCTGGCTGCTTCGCTGACCAGTGGGCTGGCATTGATGCCACTGGCAAGCTTGCTCTTGTGAAGCGTGGTGTTTGCGCCATTGCTGATAAGCTCAAGCTCGCTAAGGCTGCCGGTGCTGTCGGTGTTATTCTGTACAACCAGACCCCGGGCAAGGATATTGGCTCTGCCACCCTCAGCGCTGAGAACCTGGGTCTGCTGGTGCCCGTGGGTCTCATTCCCCTTGAGGATGCTACTGCGTGGAAGGCGCGTTTGGCTGCTGGCGAGACTCTCGAGGTCAATCTTCTCGTCGATGCCATTTGGGATGAGCGTGAGACCTGGAACATCATCTCAGAGACCAAGGAGGGTGACCCCAATAACGTGATTGTTCTTGGTGCTCACCTGGACTCTGTTCAGGCCGGACCCGGTGTCAACGATGACGGCAGCGGTACCACTGCTCTTCTCGAGATTGCTGGATCCTTCAAGAAGTACAGCGGCTTCAAGAACAAGGTTCGCTTCATCTGGTGGGGTGCCGAGGAGTCCGGTCTCGTCGGATCTCTCTACTACACTGCCCAGCTTTCTGAGGCCGAGGCCGATGCTATCCGCTTCTACTGGAACTACGATATGATCGGTTCCATCAACCCCGTCTACAACGTCTACCTCGGAGACAACGAGGGTGACAAGTTCGGCGCCCAGCCTATTCACGACTACATCGCGGCCCAGGGCAAGCCCGCTGCCTTCGGTGGCTTCGGCTCCAGCTCTGACTACGTCGGCTTCCTCCAGCTCGGTATCCCCTCTTCCGGAATCTTCACCGGTGCCGGCGCCCCCACCGACCCATGCTACCACTTGGCCTGCGATACCCTCGACAATATTAACTGGGACGCTCTCACCATCAACGCCAAGGCCGCTGCCCGTGTTGCCGCTGACTTCGCCAACGAACTCCCCGCTGGTCTGCCTCGCCGTGCTACCACCACTCCTGCTCGTCGCAGCCGTGATGCCATTCGCCGCGAGTTCCAGAAGTGGGCATTGGCTTCTGAGCAGGCTGAGCATGCTAAGAGCTGCTCCCACGGCGAGCACAACGTTTACTGA
- a CDS encoding pantothenate transporter liz1 — translation MAESSPQPSNTPSRSFRSFIWDTDTHLKSHEERVLLRKLDWSILTIGCLGFFMKYLDQGNLANAYVSGMQEDLKMFANEYTYAQMVYTCAYAVMQIPSTLIVQKIRPSIWLAAMEVGWGS, via the exons ATGGCAGAATCATCGCCTCAGCCTTCAAATACGCCCTCGCGGTCATTTCGCTCTTTCATCTGGGACACGGATACGCACCTGAAGAGTCATGAGGAGCGGGTATTGCTTCGCAAGTTGGATTGGTCAATCTTGACCATAGGATGCTTAGGTTTCTTCATGAAGTATCTCGACCAGGGAAACCTCGCAAACGCCTACGTCTCAGGAATGCAGGAGGACCTCAAGATGTTTGCCAATGAGTATACGTATGCTCAAATGGTTTACACCTGCGCCTATGCTGTGATGCAAATTCCAAGTACTTTAATTGTTCAGAAGATTAGGCCGAGCATCTGGTTGGCCGCAATGGAAGTCGGATGG ggtagttag
- a CDS encoding pantothenate transporter liz1, with the protein MTAPLGSAFGGYLQAAVYKSLDGAHGHAGWRWLYIVCGCMTIPVGVATLFVLPDTPYTTKSKFLTAKECELAIDRVTKADRNVIPTGSKLISAFCIILWGFLSDYTGSRFALIICPLVLALIPNGILAFWPQIVQLKLFAFLTSSVHLMTAVFYTWANEICAGDNEERALVISSMNGMQYAVDAWLPLVIFPQTMAPTFSEFSKTFTLSLSTVASIKYQLQLAGARS; encoded by the exons ATGACCGCTCCTCTGGGATCGGCTTTTGGTGGATACCTGCAAGCAGCAGTATACAAGAGCCTCGACGGTGCTCATGGCCACGCAGGGTGGCGATGGTTGTACATCGTCTGCGGG TGCATGACGATTCCCGTCGGCGTTGCGACCCTATTCGTCTTACCGGACACACCGTACACGACCAAGTCGAAGTTTCTGACCGCCAAAGAATGCGAGCTAGCCATTGATCGAGTAACGAAGGCTG ACAGGAATGTCATCCCAACCGGGTCAAAGCTCATCAGTGCTTTCTGTATCATTCTCTGGGGGTTCCTGTCGGACTACACGGGAAGCCGCTTTGCATTGATCATCTGCCCATTG GTGCTGGCCTTGATCCCAAACGGCATCTTGGCTTTTTGGCCGCAAATCGTGCAGCTGAAGTTGTTTGCTTTCCTGACGAGCAGTGTGCATCTCATGACGGCGGTTTT CTACACTTGGGCGAATGAAATATGTGCCGGCGACAATGAGGAGCGCGCTTTGGTCATCAGTAGTATGAATGGAATGCAATATGCCGTCGACGCATGGCTTCCCCTTGTCATTTTCCCGCAAACCATGGCTCCAACCTTTAGTGAGTTCTCGAAGACGTTTACTTTGTCTCTATCAACAGTCGCGAGCATCAAGTATCAGTTACAACTTGCAGGAGCACGTTCTTGA